From Candidatus Manganitrophus morganii, the proteins below share one genomic window:
- a CDS encoding Ig-like domain-containing protein — MLIKKRSPLPLFLFLFLALTACGGGDETEDLNGPQVMETNPAPEATGVPLSGQIEATLSKGIDPATINTDTFILTGVSGEVTYQNGKAVFTPSIPLADGTTYHAVLTTGIRDLDGVPLPENFIWSFTTGATGGGGPDQTPPEIVSATPREGATNIPINAPVRVVFSEPIRPETLRTDTFFIRGIPGEIRYDESTRTATLQPLAPLALQSKYEVTVTNQITDRAGNPLPAAQSWSFTTASVIDLSPPVILSTVPGDGETGVAVNSAIQAVFNKEIDEQSLPSNFILQGPGRGEIASSIRYDSGARTATLTPSAALQPETTYQAIVRRGVSDFSGNGLAADVRWSFTTVRSDDQTPPGDDRPEVIERQPIGIDIPLESFVTVRFSKAIRPETLAGNFMITTRGGAISAEIGYNISSNTATMIPSRLRHGTNYTVVLTHDIRDLAGNRLEHTSWSFRTVNRPDDDDDD; from the coding sequence ATGCTCATAAAAAAACGCTCTCCTCTCCCCCTTTTTCTTTTCCTTTTCCTCGCCCTGACTGCGTGCGGAGGGGGGGATGAGACGGAGGATCTCAACGGGCCCCAGGTGATGGAGACCAATCCCGCTCCCGAAGCGACCGGTGTTCCGCTTTCGGGGCAGATCGAGGCAACCCTCTCGAAAGGGATCGACCCGGCCACGATCAACACCGATACCTTTATCCTCACCGGCGTTTCGGGAGAGGTGACCTATCAAAACGGCAAGGCCGTCTTTACCCCCTCCATTCCGCTCGCCGACGGAACCACCTACCATGCGGTCTTGACGACGGGGATCAGAGATCTCGACGGCGTTCCGCTTCCGGAGAACTTTATCTGGTCTTTCACCACGGGAGCCACCGGCGGCGGGGGACCGGATCAGACCCCGCCCGAAATCGTCTCAGCAACTCCCAGAGAAGGGGCGACGAACATCCCGATCAATGCGCCGGTCCGGGTGGTTTTCTCCGAACCGATCCGTCCCGAGACCCTTCGGACCGATACCTTTTTCATCCGGGGGATTCCCGGCGAGATCCGATACGACGAGTCGACGCGCACCGCCACGCTACAGCCGCTGGCGCCGCTCGCGCTCCAGTCCAAATACGAGGTGACGGTGACCAACCAGATCACCGACCGGGCCGGCAATCCCCTGCCCGCCGCGCAATCATGGTCGTTCACCACCGCCTCCGTTATCGATCTGTCGCCGCCGGTGATCCTTTCAACCGTTCCGGGAGACGGAGAAACCGGCGTCGCGGTGAACAGCGCCATCCAAGCGGTCTTCAATAAAGAAATCGACGAACAAAGCCTCCCTTCCAACTTTATTCTACAAGGCCCCGGCAGAGGAGAGATTGCTTCGTCGATCCGCTACGATTCCGGCGCGCGGACCGCGACCCTCACACCCAGCGCGGCGCTGCAACCGGAGACAACCTATCAGGCGATCGTCCGGAGGGGAGTCTCCGATTTCAGCGGCAACGGGCTCGCAGCCGACGTTCGATGGTCGTTCACCACCGTGAGGAGCGACGACCAAACCCCACCGGGGGACGATCGTCCGGAGGTCATCGAGCGACAGCCGATCGGCATCGATATTCCCCTTGAGAGTTTCGTCACCGTCCGGTTCAGCAAGGCGATCCGGCCTGAGACACTGGCGGGCAATTTCATGATCACCACCCGGGGGGGAGCGATTTCCGCCGAGATCGGATATAACATCTCCTCGAACACGGCGACGATGATCCCCTCCCGGTTGAGACACGGCACCAATTACACCGTTGTCCTGACGCACGATATCAGAGACTTGGCCGGGAATCGCCTCGAACATACCAGCTGGAGTTTTCGGACCGTGAATCGCCCCGACGATGATGATGACGATTGA
- a CDS encoding AI-2E family transporter, translating to MGRISLAIKTAEIKKKAEPVSSRSTPKPPVFARVGPLGAFPLNLISALVVIFTLQWAREVLIPLVIALFISYFLDPIVARMEKRKISRAVGTAFLLTAIVAGIGSAIYGLGDQADAILEQLPAASQKFRQSLREGRNDREGTLNKVQKAATEIEKAAAEAANAAAPQVKPAQAARPGLDLRNYLWVGTIGLVGMALQAVMILFLVYFLLVSGDTFRRRLVKIAGPSFSRKRRTLEILDEINLQMKRFLYVQVITSLWMGVAIWLAFRWIGLENAGMWGIAAGILKSIPFLGGTAIIGGTALVGYLQFETLSMALLIGGVSMGLKSLEGLLVSPLMTSKAGRIHTVWIFVGIFFWGWIWGVWGLLLGIPIIMVAKAVCDRIEGLQPIGELLGDERRAHSSGGERNVTP from the coding sequence TTGGGAAGGATATCGCTCGCCATTAAAACCGCAGAAATCAAAAAAAAAGCGGAACCTGTTTCCTCCCGTTCCACACCGAAACCGCCGGTCTTTGCGCGCGTCGGTCCTCTCGGCGCCTTCCCCCTGAATCTGATCTCCGCGTTGGTCGTGATTTTCACGTTGCAGTGGGCGCGGGAGGTCCTCATTCCGCTGGTGATCGCCCTCTTTATCAGCTACTTTCTCGATCCGATCGTCGCCCGAATGGAAAAACGGAAGATCTCCCGCGCGGTCGGGACCGCCTTTTTGCTGACGGCGATTGTCGCAGGGATCGGCTCCGCAATTTACGGGTTGGGGGATCAGGCCGATGCGATTTTAGAACAACTCCCTGCGGCCTCGCAAAAGTTCAGGCAATCGCTCCGGGAAGGCCGCAACGACCGGGAAGGGACGCTGAACAAAGTTCAGAAAGCGGCCACTGAGATCGAGAAGGCGGCGGCCGAAGCAGCCAACGCCGCTGCGCCCCAAGTGAAACCGGCGCAGGCCGCCCGGCCGGGATTGGATCTCCGCAACTATCTCTGGGTCGGAACGATCGGCCTCGTCGGGATGGCGCTGCAAGCGGTCATGATCCTCTTCTTGGTCTACTTTCTATTGGTTTCAGGCGATACGTTCAGGCGGAGGCTGGTTAAAATCGCCGGCCCCTCTTTCAGCAGAAAAAGACGGACACTGGAAATCCTCGATGAAATCAACCTGCAGATGAAACGGTTTTTGTACGTGCAGGTGATCACGAGTTTGTGGATGGGGGTCGCCATCTGGCTGGCGTTTCGGTGGATCGGGCTGGAGAATGCCGGCATGTGGGGAATCGCCGCCGGCATTTTAAAATCGATCCCGTTCCTGGGGGGGACGGCGATCATCGGAGGGACCGCGCTGGTCGGATATCTTCAGTTCGAAACCCTTTCGATGGCGCTGCTGATCGGCGGGGTGTCGATGGGGCTCAAAAGCCTGGAAGGACTTCTCGTGAGTCCCTTGATGACGAGCAAAGCGGGCCGGATCCACACGGTTTGGATCTTTGTCGGCATCTTTTTCTGGGGCTGGATTTGGGGGGTCTGGGGACTGCTCCTCGGCATTCCGATCATCATGGTCGCCAAGGCCGTTTGTGATCGGATCGAGGGCCTCCAGCCGATCGGGGAATTATTAGGAGATGAACGCCGCGCGCATTCGTCAGGGGGCGAACGCAATGTCACCCCCTGA